Below is a genomic region from Anoxybacillus flavithermus.
ACCGAACAAAATGACAGAACCAGCTAGTTTAAACATATTGCCGCCAACGCCAAGCACAAATCCTTCCGTCCGATGTTCAATCGCCGCGGAAATGACGGCGTTGCCAAATCCGGTGACAGGCACCGCACTTCCTGCCCCGGCAAATTGCGCCAATCGGTCATATACGCCAAAACCGGTTAACAACATCGCGATAAATACCATCGTCGCCACCGTCGGATTGCCGACCGTTTTTTCCGTGAAATCGAAAAAGTACATGTAAAAATAAGAAATGGCTTGGCCAATCGCACAAATCAAACCGCCAACAAAAAAGGCACGCACGCAATTTTTTAACACCGGTCGCTTCGTTTCACGTGCTTGTTCAAATTGATGATACTGCTGTTGAACGGGCGTTACATGTTTTCGTTTTTCGTTTGCCATGATCTCACCTCACGTTTGTTCTTCACTTAATTTTTGAATGATCGTTACTTCTTTTTCGATCTCTTTTTCGTTCATTTGTTTCGTTTCAATTTTTTCTTTTAACGCTTTCGTTTTCCAAAAAATTTTTAAATCGTGCGAGGCGATCACTTTTTCATCGAACGCATCGTTTAACATTTTCCGTACATCTTTTTCAATTTGTTTCATGCGAAAGCGATGCAAATGTTTCACTTGATACGCGACAAGCAACCGTCCGTTCGCCTCGACCGCCACCGCATCTTTCACATCTTGTCGTTCCTTTAACATCTGTACGGCTTTTTCGGCATGTTGTTGGTCGTTTCGTTTCGCGCTTCCGTTATGACTAACATTAGTAATATTTTCTCGTTGAAGCGACTGTCTTTGTTCTTTCTGTTCATGTGCACAACTCATAAGAAAAAAAACGGAACACGGCTGTTGATTATCCAAAATTAGGCATACTCCTCCCATATATTCGGGCATACTCAAATAAGACAGCTGCCATCTCGGATTTCCATTCGAGAGGAAGTTGCCCAGAGAAAAAACGACGGACAAACGAAAGAAAGGTAAGGGACGAGGTTGTCCGTTTTTCCGTTCGATGATATAGCCATCTCAGTAACACATAAGCGATAAATGCCGCAAAAAGTTGGTTGTATACCGCATGCTCGTTGGTGCCAAATAAGGTCGGAACGTTTAGATATTGCTTGATCCATCGGAAAAACACTTCCACTGTCCAACGTTCTTGATACATCTCGGCAATCTTTTCCGCCGATGCCTCTAAGACGTTCGTGACCACATGGATTTCATGCTCGTTCGCATCCTGAAAGATCACGACGCGATGGCGCTTTTTGGAGCGACATTGTTTCGTTCCTAACCGGCAAGTAAAATCCGCCACAATAGAAGAAGAGGAGGAAGAAAGGCGCTTTAGGCTCTTTTTTTGATGGATCTCGACATTGTCTTTC
It encodes:
- a CDS encoding stage V sporulation protein AC; translated protein: MANEKRKHVTPVQQQYHQFEQARETKRPVLKNCVRAFFVGGLICAIGQAISYFYMYFFDFTEKTVGNPTVATMVFIAMLLTGFGVYDRLAQFAGAGSAVPVTGFGNAVISAAIEHRTEGFVLGVGGNMFKLAGSVILFGTFSAFVVALIKTIAVKWGGLG